The genomic stretch aaatacagcgtagacattattaattaatgttgtaaatgactattgtagcgggtattgtcagattttttaaaacttttgaatggtagtataaatatatatatatatatataaataaatatatatatatatatatatatatttatactaccattcaaaagtttggggtcacttaaaaatgtgcttgtttttgaaagacatcAAATTGATTATATTAGGGTTTTAGTTTTTGTTTCTGGGTTTCATGTTGTGGTGGGGGTAATTCAGCTTAGACGCACAGTGAATATCTATCCTACATGATCAGATACATGATCAGATACTAAATCAGGATAGAATTCCAATGCAATACAGGGCATGTCCAAGGCATTTCTACCAACCAACACACGCTACTGAAAATCACTCAAAATTatacaaatcaaattcaaatataTTGCCCTAAAGCCTGTAATAATGGTCACCTACTTTCATTAATAGATTAATTAATCTATTCATAAAATAGACAAACTGTATACAGTCAGGAACATGGAAATATGACATTAAAACCCACTAGATTGGGTTGTCTTAGATGTGCACTGATGGAACATTATCTCTCACTAAAACGGAGTGAAAAGGGGCAACTATGTGAACTGGATACCAATAGTAAGATATGTACTGTAGGATGTATGtaggaatcaatcaatcaatcaatcaatgcttTTGGATTGCATTGTTCCTACAGCGCCCTCCTGCGGCTAGCACAGGAATAACTACCACAGAGTGGAAACGGATGGATGCATTTACATGACAAAGGACACACTCGCTAACAAACATGTCACCTTCACTTCTTCACAAAGTCAGCAAACATCTTGGAGCACAGCTCTTTCTCTTTGTCCAAACAGTCCTTGTAGTGTCtgcaaaaataacaatatttttagTTGAGTCATATGCGTCgcaaggggggaaaaaacaatgtcaGGACTATTATCTTACATGGCAAGCTTCCTCAGGAGATTGTTGATGTCGACGTCAAAAGGTTTGTTGGCCTGAGCCATCGTGAGGTAATCCTGGGCTTTCTCAAAGTCAAACAACTCCAAATAGGCCTGAGGAAAACCCTCTGGTTGAAATTGCATACACCATCGTACagtctccttgtctccttctcaaaaacccattggaggagaaggtaagAGGGGCGGTACCTCTGgctttctcctccaatgggttttgagaatgagacaaggagagaggatgctAGGAGAATACAATTGAGATCTTCCCTGTGACTGATTCTTTCCACAAGTGAGCTTTCCACAAGTGAGCTTTCGCCAAACATGCAAAACTCAAATGTGTGAAAAAAGGAACATATACGTTTTAGGATCATTATGAGAACCTATTAATGCAATGGTTATCCATTAAACATATGATCATACTAAATGCACCACCTGAAAGATTTATTTTCTTACTAAATAAGATATTGTAGTGAGGCTTGTGTGGATTCCCTTCAGCTCACCTATATTTCATATCCAAAGGCTAAACCATGATGCCAAAAACAATCACATATGGTAGGCACACACATGAATATAAATTCACCCCGCCCTGAGGGTCTGACCTGACCACAGCGGAACAGGGCCTTGGTGTTGTTGGGGTCGATCTTCAGGGCCTTGTGGCCATACTCCAGGGCTTTCAGGGGCCTGTCCAGGCGGAGCTGGGTCAACGACAGGTTGAGGTAGATGGGTAGCTGCCCTGCCACAatgctcctcttctcctcctcatcctccgcCTTCCGATTCCCCAGCAGAGTGACCGCCTGGCCAGACATATGGAGaggttatacagttgaagtctgaagtttacatacacttaagttggagtcattaaaactcatttttcaacccctccacatatttcttgttaacaaactatagttttggcaagtcggttagaacatctactgtGCACATGACaatagtaatttttccaacaattgtttacagacagattatttcactgtatcacaattccagtgggtcagaaatgtacacacactaagttgactgtgcctttaaacagcttcgaaaattccagaaaactatgacatggctttagaagcttctgataggctaattgacatcatttgacatAGATTGTTCTTTTTGgggaaatttcctctggtctgatgaaacaaaaatagaactgtttggccataatgaccatcgttatgtttggaggaaaaagggaaggcttgcaagctgaagaacaccatcccaaccgtgaagcactggggtggcagcatcatttgtgggggtgctttgctgcaggagggactggtgcacctcagaaaatagatggcgttatgagggaggaaaattatgtggatatattgaagtaacatctcaagacatcagtcagtaagttaaagcttggttgcaaatgggtcttccaaatggacaatgaccctaagcatacttccaaagttgtggcaaaaaggcttaagggcaacaaagtcaaggtattggagtggccatcacaaagccctgacctcaatcctatagaatatttgtgggcagaactgaaaaagcatgtgcgagtaaggaggccaacaaacctgactcagttacaccagctctgtcaggaggaatgggccaaaattcacccaacttattgtgggaagcttgtggaaggctccctgaaacatttgacccaagttaaacaatttaaaggcaatgctaccaaatactaatatatgcaaacttctgacccactgggaatgtgatgaaagaaataaaagctgaaataaatcactctactattattctgacatttcattcttaaaataaagttgtgatcctaactgacctaagacatggaatttttactaggattaaatgccaggaatggtgaaaaactgagtttaaaaggatttggctaaggtgtaagtaaacttccgacttcaactgtacgtatacATCAATACGTAGAAAGTTATTCACACGTACACTTCTACGTAGACACAGTAGTGCGTGTACACACTAAACGCACTCATACACACAACAGTGTGCTTGTCAAATTTCACACACACGGCAGTGTGCTTATGAAACTCaacacttatttttttaaatatttttattttattttacctttatttaaccaggcaagtcagttaagaacaaattcttattttcaatgacggcctaggaacagtgggttaactgcctgttcaggggcagaacgacagggaACCAAAACTTAAGCATCACCATCACCCctctcattcattcacatacatGGAAAGTTGAAGTGATGCCTCATCATAAAATAATGCTGAAACTAAAATGAAGGGGCTCATTCGAGGACGTGACTGATGCGTTTTTCTGACGCTACCTGCTTGTAGCGATCTTTGGCGTCCTCGAAGCGACTGTGGTTGAAGCAGCGGTTGCCAAAGCTGCGCTCTGTGTCGACCACGTTGAGGAGCATGGACAGAGGAGCTGTGTTCTGCTCCTCCTGGCGGAAGAGATGGGTTTGGGAGCGGCAGCCAACAAAGTCACAACTAATCCCCAGTAAGCAGAGATGCATGACCTGAAATAGTCCCTTCAGTAAAATTGTACAACCGCAACATGTTTCTGCATCTCTATTTAACCCAATAACATATCTTAGCTCCTTCCACGAGGTAGGTTGACATTATCTGTTACAAAAAATCCCCTGGTCCTGGAGGTTATCGCCACCAACTTTGAGAGATACCGCCCTGACTAAATAAAAGGCTCCTAGTGTCCTCACCGGACTCATTGCGAAGAACTCATCCACTTCGGCCGAGTCGAGGAAGTCGAGGACCTGCACCTCGTAGAGCACAGTGGCTACAGGAGGAATGAGTGGAGGGCAGCCCATCGCTCCATAGGCGTACTCAGGCAGGAAGAGAAAACGAGAGAACTCTCCCTTCCTCATGGTCAGAATACCAAGCTCAAGGCCACACAGAGTCACGTCTGTAAGGTAAGGTGTATTAATTGTTTATGAAGCCACATATGAAAACCAGTTATCTCCGAGTGCCATAGGCTACAGCTTACCTCTTCCAAGCTTCATCATTCGAGGGTACTTCAGATGGCTGGTGGTCTCAAATGGTCGGTCAGAGTACTCCAAAAATCCAGAGAAATGGACTGAAGGAATATTAGCAGGGGTTCAAATCGGCACAAAAAACATGTGGTGTGTCCCTAAGGTGTGATTGATTGCATTTTGTCCCAATAAATATGCAATACATATGCTTTAGGCTAAATTGTAACGTAGGGGTCTacaaccttttctagcatgaggCCTTCATTGAAAAAATTTAACATGTTGCGAGCCAGAAAAATAATTCTAGCTGTCAGAGGCACATTGTTCTTCTCTCCCCtgcaactcttccccaggtcaGTAGTTGATATGAGAATGTACTGCACTGTTTTCCCAAATTATGTTCTCTCAGTTGTATCTTTCCAGGTTTTAGATACAACAACAAAATGAAatgttctgagtccatgtcaatTGCTAAATCACATCAGAATACGTTTTTTAGGTCTGGAATAAAACTAACAAATATATTTCTCagtgtaattcccctttaattgtGCATCAAGCAAGTGAGAAATGTGCCGGTCTAGAGAAggttctgtactgctgctgctcatttcatTCAAAGTTAATAATAGATACAAATTATATACTTCCTCATGATATACActcccgttcaaaagtttggggtcacttagaatgtccttgtttttgaaagaaacaatgtctacactgtatttctgataaatgtgatgttattttaaatggacaaaaaaatagcttttctttcaaaaacaaggacatttctaagtgaccccaaacttttgaacggtagtgtacttcTGCCAGGCTAGCAtgcatttaattgagaaggttttggaGATAGTATTTCTGTCAACCCACAAGATGGTTATCACATCAAATGGATacacacagagtgacagagaaatgtgcgcaccacacagacagacgggggcATAATTGCTGGAAATTAATTGTCAGATATTGCGTTAggtttggctttttaagccaatagtggctaaccggggtgggataatgtcaatgttgCATTGATCAGATCAGGGTTTCCCCAAACACGGTCATGTTATGCTCCGCCCCCGtgtacattttgttttttgccctagcactacacagctgattaaaataatcaaagcttgacaatgagttggttatttgaatcagctgtgtagcgcTAGGGCAAACCCCCTGGATTAGATAGTTGCTGGGAGCTTGAAGTGTCTGATACTCGTCAAATTGCATatactttcagaattgtttggcaagctactcataggtgggctgCGAGCTACTGGTAGCTCACGATTGACCTCTTGGAGACCCCTGTTGTAAGGGAACCTAAAGAAAGGAGTATTTTATGAAGGTACTTGAGACAGATGAATCTCTTGGCACTGGTGGGCCTTCTCCAGGTTGGACCACTTCCTTCAGGATCCCTCCATCGCCCAAGATGTCCTGCATCTGCTGGCCGAGGCGGTGGAAAGGGCTCTGACAACAATAGACACAAGTTTTAAAGTGAACACCATCCGTGACCCTTAGTTGATTGTTTTCTAcccttcaaaaaaaaaaaaaagggcacAAAAAAAAAGTTGTCAAAACACCGTTTTATATATTAGATAAATAGCTAGTTGAAAATAAATTCTGCAAGGTGGCACATGGAGCAAAAATAATTTGTGTGACAGAGATCAAGCTCGCAAGGCTGCTGCAGCAGCACAATATATGTGGCTAGTCTTTGCTAGCTTGCTAGCGAGAAAACTACGCACACAGATTTCtatacatttatttaatacaACTTAAAGTGTAGCCAATCCTCAATAGATTGGTATATGAAACCTCCCTATTGATATGGTGTGAAGTTTAGCAAATAACTGTTAACATGTTGAGATCACATGATGTAGCTAACTCGCTGGCGATAACTAGCCATAGCCATATTTTGACACTGGCTAGCCTCCCATTCATCTCTTTACCGGAGTATGTGCCAGCGCGTGGGGATCCAAAAACTGCTGAATTCTGGTCGACAGTCCGTTCGCTGACATCATTTCATCGAAAGATGATTGCAAATTTCAATTACACTGTGCTAGCATTTAACTCAATAAATAATTTGGGTAGCTTGCCGGGACAGATTTCCCACAACGAATGTAGCCAGAGGGTCATTAGGGTCACCCCACGTGAGGCGCAACAGAGATTCTGGTCACAGattttctaaacccagaggcgtaACATCCTATGACTTCCGGGAACTTTTGCGAAGCAGACCAGGCTTGATTTTGGgatttgagaagtcaatgagagaattAAAAAAAATCTTCCTTAGTTGTTAATTGTCTTGAAATCTAATGGCACAACCTATCTAAGTAGTTGAACGTGGTtttactccaacctcgtgaaatgacaaactgacacgttttcgttgtcgtcaaaaacaactttataatGGAGTGACGTTGATTTGATGGCCTGCAAATGCACAGTTCGATGCGAGACTTTTAGACCAGATGACGTGATTCTACGCATAAATGTAGCTTGCCAACGTCGCCGTGAttcgcctacaagtgtgatctGGGATTTCTTCAAACTGTACCGTCTTTGTTCTGGATTTCCTCTTTGGGTGCACTGATGCATGCATTGCTATACGGAATCATTGGGATGTCACCTCATTGAAGTTGACAGATTTAGTGCAGggagggacatcccaaggatcacTGACCTTTTGACATTATTCAATCACAACCAGAAACCTATTAAGCGGTTGACATCTCCTTTTGCACAATTTTTCTTTTAGAGGTTTTTCATAGGCTTAATTATAGTCTATGGTCATAGAAAAGCCCAATGTACAAATGGAGTTTATAAGTCTGTTGGGGTACTTTATTATATTTTTATCAATATAAAAAATGTCCAACAAAATATATGCACAAGAACATCaatatgtttaatacattttcaaaaatataGGTTTTTCTGATTTATAAATCCTATTAGCTTCCATTGTAGTTAAGAACTGATCCAGCATTTAGCTCATTTAGCCAATACTACTGAATACATATTTCAACTACAACAAAGGCAATAGTCCATGCTAGTAATTTGACAAATGTACAACACGCTCAATAATATTTAAAATGATACTGTCGCATGGGATTAGTATATACAATTTCACAGTTGTTGAACAAAGTTAAATCATCAGAGTATACGAAACACAAATAATTCTCCACACATACAGTTATGAGTCATTCCAAGTGTTTTCAAACTGCCTTTTGTCAGAGCAGTCTtccttcccccccccccaaaaaaacacatGCAAATCTTTCCATTAAAGTTGAACTTCATATGCTAATAATGACCCTTTTCCCCCCTGGGTTGGGATAGTGCAGACTAATTTCCTTGTTCTTATCTAATAACTAGTGGAGGTGTTGTTAATCACCTTTAGCACAACTCTCCATAGCAAGGCATTTGCCAAAATTATAACTCACTGTTAAAGAATCACGGATATGATAGATTGTCTGATTTTTCTAAACACATCCAACATTTCACAATAGTAGATTGATTAGTCTTCCAAATACCAAAACACCTCCATTTTAAAGTCCCCAATAACAAATTGATATTAATATCTAGGTCCTCAGACAGCAATAAGAACTACAGGACTCTCGTGGCAGACTAGGGACACCAACATCCCACACACGCATGACATTAAGGTTTTATCTTGTGCCTTTTAAAGCCATTGAAATACCATCAGGAAGAAGGCAATATTTAGAAGACATTTCTTGAAATATTCTAATTAGTTATCTGCTACACAGTTCATATACTgttattaaaggcccagtgcagtcaaaaacatgatattcctttgttttatatatacGAATTTCCacaatgaggttggaataatactgtgtgAAAATTAtaacccttttagtgtaagagctgtctGAAAAAACCGCCGGAAGTtttagcctgttttggtgggagttttggccttccatggtgtcATCACCATGGGGTAAATTAGTtaagttccaaacctctgccaataataacattttcagttttcccctacCCACTCATACCTCTCCCagagtcctagcaaaattcttgcttgagaaattgctctttgctaaaaagctatttttatttattttagaccattttaaatgaaaacaatcagtcaggtacttaattgttacctggAAATTATTTGATAGAGATCAAACACATCTGCACTGAACCTCTATCAGACCTTGCCTTTAAATCAGGTCCTCAATGAGCATTACACATGTACATGGGCTATAGTATATGTGGAAAATATTAGCTTTCTTTGTTGAAGAGTGTTCTGTTAAGGTACATTCTACTGTTTGGAATGTTTAGATCTTGGGTTGGGTTTTGTTAAATGTATACACACGTTTTCACATGCACAGAAAACACTCCTCAGAGAGAACTGACTTGACTGACGGCCTGGCTTGTATAAACTGATGTCCAGGATAAAAACAAGATGGGTGACGAGATGTTTGTGAAAAGATCCAGATCTAGTCTCACGACACTGACATATCTTGTTACACCTGCTCTCTACAAACTACATGAGATGATTCATATTGTTCTTGCATGATATTAGCATAGTTATTGACAAAAGACATATTAAACGGACTAGTGTAAAATCTATTTGCGATATTGGCAATTTGGCAGTCACAGTAAGAAATGGTTTTGTTATTGTAAACAACTTAAACCAGTTACATTCAGTTCAGGCAGACCAAGTATCTGGGATAAACGGAGTCTATCCCAGTGGATACGCATTCCCTAAAACAGACACATTAATTAGTATAAGTGCATTTTCCTCATGATCAGTTTTATGGTACATTCATTAGCTATAAAACAAGATATACAGTAGAAAGACCATTTAAATGCAAACCATTATGTTTCTCTATAATTTTAAAACATGTTCCATAAAAAGTTGCAGAGGGCTGCCAAACCATTTCCATTCCAGGCAATTTGAGAAATGCACTGTAGTAAAATTGCCTCTAATTTCATATAAATTCAATCTCAATCCATTTACCGAATTGCCTAGAGTTGGAATAGAATTAACCAAGATCCtccttaaagctagaatccttagttgctacatccatttaatgaatgatatatacccattgattcttgaagattaTAACGTATAAATACCTCATGAGCGTAGTTTAACTCGTCATACCCCATGAGaatccaaaatataagcttgttttacttcaATGTGTATAAACAATGTAAatctaaacaaacactgtatagccttaaaacatggttaaaactataactttgatatcatggatggtcagtccttagcTCTGTCTctgaatctgagagtggttacatttctccatgtccatccctcagctttataCTGAAACAGAGGCGGGGTGgctctttgttattgtttcaatgaTCAATTCTAGCTTTTAAAACATCCCCACAAACAAAGTAAATTCGCAGAAAACAGATTTTTTCTTTTTAACTAGTAGATACATTTAATCAACTCATCATTAGGAAATGAGTGTATTCAGTGCACTACGTCAGCTAAGTTAATGAGCACTCTGTTCTGGGGCACTTGCTGataagagagaggtggtgagagccTTGGAATGGAGACATTCTGCTAACGAGGTCAGTTCTCTTTACCCCAAAACTCATTTGGGGTAAGGTCATGGAACCAACTTCAAACAATTTATGACCCGCAGAGAATAAAAAAGAAACTGCATATCTACTGTGTAGGGTTTACATTTCAGAAAAAAATCCCCATTGTGGCTCATTTAAAGAACTATTAACTATTACCGTCAAGTCAATGTGTGTTCTGTTCCAGTTTTGATACAATATCTGCAAGTTAAAAGGGTAATTTGACCATAAAAGGGCGAATGAAGCCAAGCATTATCCCCTCCTTGACCCTCAAGTACTTTCAGTGAGCTACAAGCAGACTCTTGTGTTTAAAGGGCTGTTTCCACTCCTAAGATGCTATGTTCAACCACCACACAGATGTGTCTGAAGGATCGCCAATAAGACAGATAAGGCCTGGGTTCTATGCTTAGCAAGTGCACTGCAACCTAAAGATAGCTCTCTGTACCACAAAACCAATTAACAGAACAGCTGGTTTGCAGGTACTGAACTTTAAGTGTGACAATTGGAGGGCGCAAAACAGACCTTACCACTTCAAGTACTCCGTGCTGCACTTAATGCACCAATTTCACAACTACTGCATTGCATGCATCAAATATTAGCACGTTCATATCCAAGCCTTGCTTGGGGCGATAAGGTTTGAAATAAACGGTTTTGGATATTTTGGTCTCGACACACACCGCTTACTTGCACTGTCAAAATGGGGCCCTGAGTGTTGCTTCCATTGGTCAAATAGCACCATTTTGGCCATTCTGTGTTGTTACGAGTGTTGTTAATCACTAGTCAAATAGCACCATTCTGGCCACTCTGTTTTGTTACAAGTGTTGTTAATCACTAGTCAAATAGCACCATTCTGGCCACTCTGTTTTGCTATTGATATGCATAACAGAGTAGCCTAACATGTTCCCTCTCTTACCAAGATTCAGCATTTCATTCATTGCTAGAACAAATACGTTTTTTATATTCATTGCTTGTTAGTCGATGCCCTCTCTAGTAAGGCCCTGTGTTTCTCAGCTATGGAACTCAGTTGTTTCCCCATACACACAAATGCAAAGACAGAAAAATGCAATATAACCTTGCCTGTGTGTGGGGTTGAAATAAACATGATCTCTACCCAATAACCTTAGAATTTGAAAAGGTAATGCTGCCCTCCCATGCAAAGTGCCAATATAGTTTGGTGTCTGACTGGCACCAATGTGAATACATGATACCTAACTCTTTTGAACAACAAAGTTATAGTACTGAAATATTGAGGTCTTGTAAAATGCTGAAAGTGTAGAAACAATAGGTTCAGGTGGAGTAGAAAAACAGAGAACCCAGAACAGTGGAGGCAGGTTATTTCTCTGGAATGCCGGCAAGAGGAAGACTGATTGAATGAGTGAGAGTGTGCATTACAGAGGAGTGTATTCTTGTAAAATATGCCATCTCTGAGCAGTGGTGGCAGCAATGCCATGTTGTCCTTGGTATCCACTGTGTCCCTCGTTGTGGCCATGCATCAGGACCTGAAGACGTGCACCGCCCGTACCACGTACTGTCTGCAGATGGGGCACTCGCTCATGCGCTTGCCACACTTGCTGCAGGTGACCATGTGGCCACACTCCAGCAGCACACAGTCAATGGGAGAGTCCATGCAGATCCGACAGAGGTTCTCCTCCTGGCTCTTGGGAGCTGCAGGGTCTATGGCACAACGACATGGAAAAGAGGAGAGGTCTCTATTGAGTGTGGTCTAAATAACTCTATTTGGGTCATCTTTCATTGTTTTATATTTGGCAGGTTGCCCATAACAGGTTACATTTAAGCAGTGTGGGACCAAATTGTTACTACGGATCAATGGTATGATTTACATAAACTTCAAGTGTTCCTCAAATTGTGTTCCAGCCCTTTGGCAGTAAAATGGTTTTCTACACCGATTCTCTTGTCTTTTGAACTTGAAACAAGACCCTTACCTTCTTCATTTTTTGTATTTGAAACTGGAAAAAAGAAACAAAGAATTGAACTgatattaattttaaaaaatccaggATAAAATTCCACATCATCCCcagatataatacagtatatgccatttagcagacacttacagtagcctacagtgagTGCATATTTTTTAATACATGTGACTCCAGTGGGAAATGGCATCCACATCCCTGGGATTGCTAGCGCTTTTACCAAATGAGCCTCACATGACCACATCCTGGAAATGCTCACCTAGGTTCTGGAGGTCCTTCTGGTCGTTGTAGAGGCGGGtgactctctccatcagctcCCACTTCTCGCAGCAGCCTTTGTAGTTGACAAAGTTGCGGGCCAAGATCTCCTTGAGCTGGCGCACGCTCAGGCCCTCGATATCCTCCACGCGGCTCAGGTCAGACAGAGAGGCTCTGCGGCCGGGCATCAGGGTCTCCTCGCTGTCCGATGACTGCAGGAACAAGACAACCATGGAGGTGGGTCAGAATAGTAATGTGTATTTTGTCTGGTCTCTTTTACTTTTGTCTGGCCCGTGTATATTTTTCCACATCTTTGAGTTTGTCAACAACAGTGGTATGCTACATTTGAAAACagggaataaaaaaaaaaaatcataataacaTTGCATTTTGTGTGGTCTCTAGATGTCTCTGCTGCTGTCTGACATCGATTATCCTCTTGGTGGTCGTAGGCATCCCTCCATCTAACAGCTACTGATTAATCAATCCTAAAACCTTGAACTTAGTGTTTACCtcttcatcctcatcctcctcctcctcctcctcttcttcttcctcatcAGAGATCTGCTCTGATTCTGCCTCAGGGGCTGATTGTTCTGGCTGCTCTGGGCTCAATGTGTCGGGGCTGGTAGGGCCCTGTGTCTGGGGAGGGGACGGTGTGTCTGGGGAGGGGACATTGTTGTGAGCCCCAGGCTGGGAGGACACGGTCTCACTGCTTCTGCTGGTGCTGGGGGTCTGCTGGCCCAAGACCAGCTCAACCAGCTCCTCCTTTTCCCGGCACGTCTGGGTGGGCACCTCGTGCAGGTGGAGGTAGTCACGCAGCTCCCGCACCTAATTTTTGGGGTTATTGTTGAATTTCATCTGACAcacactatttatatttttcctACTCCTCTTGTGTAGTAAAAAAAACCTCAACTACATTACCATGTTTATAATGCAGTAACTAATGTACTCATGTAACATCATGACAACAACTTAATACAATTTGGTAATTGTAATTAAAGTGTTATTACACAGATAAGAGTAATAGAATGAAAAGTGTTACTGCTTTAGCTTTCACCTGACTTAGCTACAATATATGTAGCTTAACCTAATGTAGGTGTCCTTCTTTATTTTccgttcaattttttttttttaaatacaaaaagaAAAGCAGCACACCTTGAGTCTCATCAACTGGGCGCGGTCGAAGAGGGTTCCGTGAAACCGCTGACATGTGTGGCAGAGGCGCGGGCATGGCGGCTCCAGCTGCACCGAGCAGCGGCCACAGAAGTTCTTCTTGCAGTCCACACAGACATGCTGGGTTAGGGAGAAAGAAGGACAAGAGGGTAAGGGTGAAACTCTTACCAAGAAATGAACGGTCACTGAAAGAATaacactccgtgtgtgtgtgcgccacaCAGCCTTTTGTTCCAGCTGAGCACTAGACTAGAACCTTATTGTTGAGAAGTTGAATCAAAAGTGTTCGCCAAAGATGCGGTAAAGAGGTCAATAGACCTTGACCAAATCAATAGAAATGACATGGAAACGCATGGAGGAAAGATGCCATGGGGGAAAAGATCCCGAATCTTCTGATTGTCCCCTCCAAAACAATTTGCCAacatttaggctattgttatACAGTGTGAATTACACATACTATGTTG from Oncorhynchus tshawytscha isolate Ot180627B linkage group LG09, Otsh_v2.0, whole genome shotgun sequence encodes the following:
- the fkbp6 gene encoding inactive peptidyl-prolyl cis-trans isomerase FKBP6 isoform X2; the protein is MMSANGLSTRIQQFLDPHALAHTPSPFHRLGQQMQDILGDGGILKEVVQPGEGPPVPRDSSVSIHFSGFLEYSDRPFETTSHLKYPRMMKLGRDVTLCGLELGILTMRKGEFSRFLFLPEYAYGAMGCPPLIPPVATVLYEVQVLDFLDSAEVDEFFAMSPEEQNTAPLSMLLNVVDTERSFGNRCFNHSRFEDAKDRYKQAVTLLGNRKAEDEEEKRSIVAGQLPIYLNLSLTQLRLDRPLKALEYGHKALKIDPNNTKALFRCGQAYLELFDFEKAQDYLTMAQANKPFDVDINNLLRKLAIHYKDCLDKEKELCSKMFADFVKK
- the fkbp6 gene encoding inactive peptidyl-prolyl cis-trans isomerase FKBP6 isoform X4, with protein sequence MMSANGLSTRIQQFLDPHALAHTPSPFHRLGQQMQDILGDGGILKEVVQPGEGPPVPRDSSVSIHFSGFLEYSDRPFETTSHLKYPRMMKLGRDVTLCGLELGILTMRKGEFSRFLFLPEYAYGAMGCPPLIPPVATVLYEVQVLDFLDSAEVDEFFAMSPVMHLCLLGISCDFVGCRSQTHLFRQEEQNTAPLSMLLNVVDTERSFGNRCFNHSRFEDAKDRYKQAVTLLGNRKAEDEEEKRSIVAGQLPIYLNLSLTQLRLDRPLKALEYGHKALKIDPNNTKALFRCDTTRTVWTKRKSCAPRCLLTL
- the fkbp6 gene encoding inactive peptidyl-prolyl cis-trans isomerase FKBP6 isoform X3, which codes for MMSANGLSTRIQQFLDPHALAHTPSPFHRLGQQMQDILGDGGILKEVVQPGEGPPVPRDSSVSIHFSGFLEYSDRPFETTSHLKYPRMMKLGRDVTLCGLELGILTMRKGEFSRFLFLPEYAYGAMGCPPLIPPVATVLYEVQVLDFLDSAEVDEFFAMSPVMHLCLLGISCDFVGCRSQTHLFRQEEQNTAPLSMLLNVVDTERSFGNRCFNHSRFEDAKDRYKQAVTLLGNRKAEDEEEKRSIVAGQLPIYLNLSLTQLRLDRPLKALEYGHKALKIDPNNTKALFRCGQVRPSGRGEFIFIHYKDCLDKEKELCSKMFADFVKK
- the fkbp6 gene encoding inactive peptidyl-prolyl cis-trans isomerase FKBP6 isoform X1, which codes for MMSANGLSTRIQQFLDPHALAHTPSPFHRLGQQMQDILGDGGILKEVVQPGEGPPVPRDSSVSIHFSGFLEYSDRPFETTSHLKYPRMMKLGRDVTLCGLELGILTMRKGEFSRFLFLPEYAYGAMGCPPLIPPVATVLYEVQVLDFLDSAEVDEFFAMSPVMHLCLLGISCDFVGCRSQTHLFRQEEQNTAPLSMLLNVVDTERSFGNRCFNHSRFEDAKDRYKQAVTLLGNRKAEDEEEKRSIVAGQLPIYLNLSLTQLRLDRPLKALEYGHKALKIDPNNTKALFRCGQAYLELFDFEKAQDYLTMAQANKPFDVDINNLLRKLAIHYKDCLDKEKELCSKMFADFVKK
- the fkbp6 gene encoding inactive peptidyl-prolyl cis-trans isomerase FKBP6 isoform X5; translated protein: MMSANGLSTRIQQFLDPHALAHTPSPFHRLGQQMQDILGDGGILKEVVQPGEGPPVPRDSSVSIHFSGFLEYSDRPFETTSHLKYPRMMKLGRDVTLCGLELGILTMRKGEFSRFLFLPEYAYGAMGCPPLIPPVATVLYEVQVLDFLDSAEVDEFFAMSPVMHLCLLGISCDFVGCRSQTHLFRQEEQNTAPLSMLLNVVDTERSFGNRCFNHSRFEDAKDRYKQAVTLLGNRKAEDEEEKRSIVAGQLPIYLNLSLTQLRLDRPLKALEYGHKALKIDPNNTKALFRCGQTLQGLFGQRERAVLQDVC